GTCAAGCGGGCTCTTGGCTGAAATGCTGACCAGCAGAATCAGCACCGCCAGGCTGATGTTGAAGGTGAACAGCACGTCCAGCACAAGCGGTGGCAGGGGCAGGATGACCATCGCCAGGACCGAGAGGATCAGGATCGGGATACCGATACGGCCGCTGCGGAAGGTGGGCGCGAGTTGCTGCAGTAGGTTCATGGATCAGCCCCTGTTGGCCAAGCTGTCGGGAATCGGAAGGTTGCTCGCCAGTTGTGGCTTGCTTCTGCGGCCCTGACGCCAGGCCTTGAGCTGCAGGATGTAGGTCAGCACGTGGGCGACCGCGGTATACAACGGTGCCGGTATCTGCTGGTTGATCTGGGTGGTGAAGTAGATGGCGCGTGCCAGTGGCGGAATCTCGACCACTTCGAGTTCATGCTTGGCAGCCATCTGACGCATGTACAGCGCGGTCTCGTCGACGCCCTTGGCCAGTACGAACGGGGCGGCGGCCTTCTTGGTGTCGTACTTGAGCGCCACGGCGTAGTGCGTCGGGTTGGTGATCACCACGTCGGCGCTCTTGATCACCTTGCTGATCTGCCGCTGCAGCATCTGTCGCTGCAGCTGCTTGATGCGCGCCTTGACCTCGGGACGGCCTTCCTGGTTCTTGTGCTCTTCCTTGCGCTCCTGCTTGGTCATGCGCATCTTCTTGAGGAAGAAGTAACGCTGCAGCGGGATGTCGATGAAGGAGAACAGCACGAAGATCAGCATCAGACACAAGGTCAGATTGAAGATCAGATTGAACGCTGCCGAGATGGCCTCGAGCACGCTGCTGCGCTGCAGGGCGATCAGATCCGGGAGAGCCGCGCGCACCAGTACGTAGCCGACGCCGAGCAGCACCAGAACCTTGAGCACCGACTTGAGCAGCTCGCTCCAGTTCTGCGCCGAGAAGATTCGGCCAAGGCCGGTAATCGGGTTGAGCTTGCTGAATTTTGGCGCGAAGTTCT
The sequence above is drawn from the Pseudomonas sp. Z8(2022) genome and encodes:
- the flhB gene encoding flagellar biosynthesis protein FlhB, with translation MSEQNSGQEKTEEASAHKLKKSKDDGQVARSKDLSTTISLIATLFILKFSAGLFFEGLSDSFRLSYIQFGHSEIGLDDLDTLLGYNMLVFIKMLAPLLLTSLLVVVLSLVPGGWVFSSKNFAPKFSKLNPITGLGRIFSAQNWSELLKSVLKVLVLLGVGYVLVRAALPDLIALQRSSVLEAISAAFNLIFNLTLCLMLIFVLFSFIDIPLQRYFFLKKMRMTKQERKEEHKNQEGRPEVKARIKQLQRQMLQRQISKVIKSADVVITNPTHYAVALKYDTKKAAAPFVLAKGVDETALYMRQMAAKHELEVVEIPPLARAIYFTTQINQQIPAPLYTAVAHVLTYILQLKAWRQGRRSKPQLASNLPIPDSLANRG